Proteins co-encoded in one Aquincola tertiaricarbonis genomic window:
- a CDS encoding sigma-54-dependent Fis family transcriptional regulator yields the protein MSKPPRISLAEVERQTGAMLRRGDSAHFDFGAGLPPTLADLTESLFFSPGDGRIWLNDQRMVLMHSSAMGHLRRELIDTLGLHRARGLLTRAGYVAGARDAELVRQRWPQADAASVFMAGTRLHALEGMVKVTPLTFDFDIDRGLYEGEFLWEHASEDDEHISAYGLGTEPACWSQVGYASGYVTTLFGQLVVFREIECRSMGASACKVIGRHAAAWGDVSEDLRYLQARDYRELGSDSGEAAAPPAPALPKGRSAPGGRRSRAEEEDKHPLVGASSAFNSACHQLARVAPTQATVLFTGESGVGKEVFARRLHRISSRADQPFVAVNCAAIPETLIESELFGVERGAFTGASRSREGRFERAHGGTLFLDEIGTLSLVAQGKLLRALQEGEIERVGGTRTLQVDVRLVAATNVDLQAEVRAGRFREDLFFRLNVFPVHLPPLRDRRDDIPLLMNHFLVRESARHGRTTRGFTPRAVRAMLSYAFPGNVRELQNLVERGVISAEEGGSIDVPHLFRREQLSDETLLAIGAHGALSAPKEEAPAPLLQAVRQVLASPGLHDVEGQLLREALKECNGNVAAAARLLGLSRAQFAYKLGRTAAPARPRSRRKPASVVKPLP from the coding sequence ATGAGCAAACCGCCGCGCATATCGCTGGCCGAGGTGGAACGTCAGACCGGCGCGATGCTGCGGCGCGGCGACAGCGCGCACTTCGACTTCGGCGCCGGCCTGCCGCCGACGCTGGCCGACCTCACCGAGTCGCTGTTCTTCTCGCCCGGCGACGGCCGCATCTGGCTCAACGACCAGCGCATGGTGTTGATGCACAGCTCGGCCATGGGGCACTTGCGGCGCGAGCTGATCGACACGCTGGGCCTGCACCGGGCGCGTGGGCTGCTCACGCGGGCCGGCTATGTGGCAGGCGCCCGCGACGCCGAGCTGGTGCGCCAGCGCTGGCCACAGGCCGATGCGGCCTCGGTGTTCATGGCCGGCACGCGGCTGCATGCGCTGGAAGGCATGGTCAAGGTCACCCCGCTGACCTTCGACTTCGACATCGACCGCGGCCTGTACGAAGGCGAGTTCCTGTGGGAACACGCCAGCGAGGACGACGAGCACATCTCCGCCTATGGCCTGGGCACCGAGCCGGCCTGCTGGTCGCAGGTGGGCTATGCCTCGGGCTACGTGACCACGCTGTTTGGCCAGCTGGTGGTGTTCCGCGAGATCGAGTGCCGATCGATGGGTGCCAGCGCCTGCAAGGTGATCGGCCGCCATGCCGCCGCCTGGGGCGACGTCAGCGAAGACCTGCGCTACCTGCAGGCGCGCGACTATCGCGAGCTGGGCAGCGACAGCGGCGAGGCTGCCGCCCCGCCGGCACCGGCGCTGCCCAAGGGGCGCTCCGCGCCGGGCGGCCGCCGCAGCCGCGCCGAAGAGGAGGACAAGCATCCGCTGGTGGGTGCGTCGTCGGCCTTCAACTCGGCCTGCCACCAGCTGGCACGGGTGGCGCCCACCCAGGCCACGGTGCTGTTCACCGGCGAATCGGGCGTCGGCAAGGAGGTGTTCGCGCGCCGGCTGCACCGCATCAGCAGCCGGGCCGACCAGCCCTTCGTGGCGGTGAACTGCGCCGCCATCCCGGAGACGCTGATCGAGTCGGAGTTGTTCGGTGTGGAGCGTGGCGCTTTCACCGGCGCCAGCCGCTCACGCGAGGGCCGCTTCGAGCGGGCACACGGCGGCACGCTGTTCCTCGACGAGATCGGCACCTTGAGCCTGGTGGCCCAGGGCAAGCTGCTGCGTGCGCTGCAGGAAGGTGAGATCGAACGTGTGGGTGGCACCCGCACGCTGCAGGTGGACGTGCGCCTGGTGGCGGCCACCAACGTCGACCTGCAGGCCGAGGTGCGGGCCGGGCGCTTCCGGGAAGACCTGTTCTTCCGGCTCAACGTGTTCCCCGTGCACCTGCCGCCGCTGCGTGACCGGCGCGACGACATCCCGCTGCTGATGAACCACTTCCTGGTGCGGGAGTCGGCCCGGCATGGCCGCACCACGCGCGGCTTCACGCCCCGGGCGGTGCGCGCGATGCTGAGCTACGCCTTCCCGGGCAATGTGCGCGAGCTGCAGAACCTGGTGGAGCGCGGCGTGATCTCGGCCGAGGAGGGCGGCTCCATCGACGTGCCGCACCTGTTCCGGCGCGAGCAGCTGTCCGACGAAACCCTGCTGGCCATCGGGGCCCACGGTGCCTTGTCGGCGCCCAAGGAAGAAGCGCCCGCGCCGCTGCTGCAGGCGGTGCGCCAGGTGCTGGCCAGCCCCGGCCTGCACGACGTGGAAGGCCAGCTGCTGCGCGAGGCCTTGAAGGAGTGCAACGGCAACGTGGCCGCTGCGGCGCGCCTGCTGGGCCTCAGCCGGGCCCAGTTCGCCTACAAGCTGGGTCGCACCGCTGCGCCAGCCCGGCCCCGCAGCCGGCGCAAGCCAGCGAGTGTGGTCAAGCCACTTCCGTGA
- a CDS encoding NAD(P)H-dependent oxidoreductase produces MDLLSLLKWRYAAKKMNPAQPVPADKVERIVEAVRLSASSSGLQPYHLLVVTNPELRARIQAVAWNQAQITEGSHLLVFAAWDNYTAERINDAFDLVNDERGFRNEGWEAYRQKVLAGYVPRDPEVNYAHAARQAYIGLGTALIAAAAEGVDATPMEGFEPEKVDEILGLKAKGLRSVILLPLGHRAAEGDWLVNLKKVRRARKDFVTEVA; encoded by the coding sequence ATGGATCTCCTGTCCCTGCTGAAGTGGCGCTACGCCGCCAAGAAGATGAACCCCGCGCAGCCGGTGCCGGCCGACAAGGTCGAGCGCATCGTCGAGGCGGTGCGCCTGTCGGCCAGCTCGTCGGGCCTGCAGCCCTACCACCTGCTGGTGGTGACCAACCCCGAGCTGCGTGCCCGCATCCAGGCCGTGGCCTGGAACCAGGCGCAGATCACCGAAGGCTCGCACCTGCTGGTGTTCGCCGCCTGGGACAACTACACCGCCGAGCGCATCAACGACGCCTTCGACCTGGTGAACGACGAGCGCGGCTTCCGCAATGAAGGCTGGGAGGCCTACCGCCAGAAGGTGCTGGCCGGCTACGTGCCGCGCGACCCCGAGGTGAACTACGCGCACGCCGCCCGCCAGGCCTACATCGGCCTGGGCACCGCGCTGATCGCCGCTGCCGCCGAAGGCGTGGACGCCACGCCGATGGAAGGCTTCGAGCCCGAGAAGGTCGACGAGATCCTGGGCCTGAAGGCCAAGGGCCTGCGCAGCGTGATCCTGCTGCCGCTGGGCCATCGCGCCGCCGAGGGCGACTGGCTGGTGAACCTGAAGAAGGTGCGCCGCGCGCGCAAGGACTTCGTCACGGAAGTGGCTTGA
- a CDS encoding EAL domain-containing protein codes for MREGMLWLTPYLAVLSALLVLAQLSRLATGQPGLTSLLDHGAAVLQHAMPLMVWGALGAVRALQARLPRAAVALLCMACGALCEHLLALRGTGARAWLTPMGLLLPLWIVPWMGWLAQRRWLARWAGGDEDVVDALRLIVPGLLVVAGVVGALGLLLAALDPLLAQAALPPIAAPAAAASGWLAMALTVGHSLLALLGLPASEALAPLLQAFPLASSGQGPVNQSFFTVFVFIGGSGATAGLLLAVGGSGRLRQHRVLALASLAPVLVNANELLLFGLPVILNPRLLLPFCLAPLCNLLLAWSATRLGWVPALGVDVPASAPIGLNALLAGGGHLAPLLLQGLSLLLGAALYAPFVRRWERALQADEAVTHSLLRAVFGQRLDTLAPDAPTVCPREAHEHRASMLERLAALQQQAMSVHYQPQVDPQTGEMVGCEALLRVQDDGGVSQSPSELLALLRRAQLMPDLDLWVLDTVAAQLHYWRLHWPPSLRVAVNISPGTLAQRSAVERMVDITARLGERLVIEITEQAFTGHEDEVIDAIHRLRQAGARIHIDDFGTGYSSLSYLHRFAVDGIKIDKSFTDTLASERGGPVFRGVCSLAHSLQLEVVVEGVENPWQLQQLPPQPGLTVQGWLFARALPPAEFLRVLDRQQRFEVRRQGA; via the coding sequence TTGCGCGAGGGCATGCTGTGGCTCACGCCCTACCTGGCGGTGCTGTCGGCCTTGCTGGTCCTGGCCCAGCTGTCCCGGCTGGCGACCGGGCAGCCGGGGTTGACATCGCTGTTGGACCACGGCGCCGCCGTGCTGCAACACGCCATGCCGCTGATGGTCTGGGGCGCCCTCGGCGCGGTGCGTGCCCTGCAGGCGCGGCTGCCGCGCGCGGCCGTCGCCCTGCTGTGCATGGCCTGCGGCGCCTTGTGCGAGCACCTGCTGGCGCTGCGGGGTACAGGCGCCCGCGCCTGGCTCACGCCGATGGGCTTGCTGCTGCCGTTGTGGATCGTGCCCTGGATGGGCTGGCTGGCGCAGCGGCGATGGCTGGCGCGGTGGGCCGGCGGGGACGAAGATGTCGTCGATGCGCTCCGCCTGATCGTGCCGGGCCTGCTGGTGGTGGCGGGGGTGGTCGGTGCGCTCGGCCTGCTGCTGGCGGCGCTGGACCCGCTACTGGCCCAGGCGGCCCTGCCGCCCATCGCGGCGCCGGCTGCGGCGGCAAGCGGTTGGCTGGCGATGGCCTTGACCGTGGGCCACTCGCTGCTGGCGCTGCTCGGGCTGCCGGCGTCTGAAGCACTGGCGCCGCTGCTGCAGGCCTTTCCGCTGGCCAGCAGTGGCCAGGGCCCCGTCAACCAGAGCTTTTTCACGGTGTTCGTCTTCATCGGTGGCAGTGGTGCCACCGCCGGCCTGCTGCTGGCCGTAGGGGGGTCTGGCCGGCTGCGGCAGCACCGGGTGCTGGCACTGGCCAGCTTGGCGCCGGTGCTGGTCAACGCCAACGAACTGCTGCTGTTCGGCCTGCCCGTCATCCTGAACCCGCGGCTGCTGCTGCCTTTTTGCCTGGCGCCGCTGTGCAACCTGCTGCTGGCCTGGTCGGCCACGCGGCTGGGTTGGGTGCCGGCCTTGGGCGTGGACGTGCCAGCCAGCGCGCCCATCGGCCTGAATGCACTGCTGGCCGGCGGCGGCCACCTGGCGCCGCTGCTGCTGCAGGGCCTGAGCCTGCTGCTGGGCGCTGCGCTGTACGCGCCCTTCGTGCGGCGCTGGGAACGCGCGCTGCAGGCCGACGAAGCGGTGACGCATTCGCTGCTGCGCGCGGTCTTTGGCCAGCGGCTGGACACGCTGGCGCCGGATGCGCCCACCGTGTGCCCGCGCGAAGCCCATGAGCACCGCGCCAGCATGCTCGAACGCCTGGCCGCGCTGCAGCAGCAGGCGATGAGCGTGCATTACCAGCCCCAGGTCGACCCCCAGACAGGCGAGATGGTCGGCTGCGAGGCCCTGCTGCGCGTGCAAGACGACGGGGGCGTCAGCCAGTCGCCCAGCGAGTTGCTGGCCCTGCTGCGCCGGGCCCAGCTGATGCCCGACCTCGACCTGTGGGTGCTGGACACGGTGGCCGCGCAGCTGCACTACTGGCGGCTGCACTGGCCGCCCTCGCTGCGGGTGGCGGTCAACATCAGCCCCGGCACCCTGGCCCAGCGCAGCGCGGTGGAGCGCATGGTCGACATCACCGCCCGTCTGGGCGAGCGGCTGGTGATCGAGATCACCGAGCAGGCCTTCACCGGCCACGAGGACGAGGTCATCGACGCGATCCACCGCCTGCGCCAGGCCGGTGCGCGCATCCACATCGACGACTTCGGCACCGGCTATTCGTCGCTGAGCTACCTGCACCGCTTTGCGGTAGACGGCATCAAGATCGACAAGAGCTTCACCGACACGCTGGCCAGCGAGCGGGGCGGGCCGGTGTTCCGCGGGGTGTGCTCCCTTGCGCACAGTTTGCAGCTCGAGGTGGTGGTGGAGGGCGTGGAGAACCCCTGGCAGCTGCAGCAGCTGCCACCGCAGCCCGGCCTGACGGTGCAAGGCTGGCTGTTTGCGCGGGCGCTGCCACCGGCGGAGTTTCTGCGTGTGCTGGATCGGCAACAAAGGTTCGAGGTCAGACGGCAGGGCGCGTGA
- a CDS encoding OmpW/AlkL family protein: protein MKAVSAAFALGLMAGAAVSAAHAQSSPWSLHAGVAHVRFSPTVDLSVAGQPVPDAGVRLDANRTAAVEIAYDLDTRWSLRMALGVPPTTTLRTAGSLSALVPPLTGKLGEVKYAPVVPSVTYRLLTEGPVRPYVGLGLNYMKVLATPDGDLAHMDVEDAWGTVLQAGFDVPLNPRWSIFLDARRMRIKTTATGTLTALGGLPVRGEVNLRPTVIFAGLGYRF, encoded by the coding sequence ATGAAAGCTGTTTCTGCCGCCTTTGCGTTGGGCCTGATGGCCGGTGCAGCGGTTTCCGCCGCCCACGCACAGTCCTCGCCCTGGTCGCTGCATGCCGGGGTGGCCCATGTCCGTTTTTCACCCACGGTCGACCTGTCGGTCGCGGGTCAGCCGGTGCCGGACGCCGGTGTGCGGCTAGACGCCAACCGCACGGCGGCGGTGGAAATCGCCTACGACCTGGACACGCGCTGGTCGCTGCGCATGGCGCTGGGCGTGCCGCCCACCACGACGCTGCGCACGGCGGGCTCGCTCAGCGCGCTGGTGCCGCCGCTGACCGGCAAGCTGGGCGAAGTGAAGTACGCGCCGGTGGTGCCCAGCGTCACCTACCGGCTGCTCACCGAAGGCCCGGTGCGGCCCTACGTGGGCCTGGGGCTCAACTACATGAAGGTGCTGGCGACGCCCGACGGCGACCTCGCCCACATGGACGTCGAAGATGCCTGGGGCACGGTGCTGCAGGCGGGTTTCGACGTGCCGCTGAACCCGCGCTGGTCGATTTTTCTGGATGCGCGCCGGATGCGCATCAAGACCACTGCCACCGGTACCTTGACCGCGCTGGGCGGCCTGCCGGTGCGCGGTGAGGTGAACCTGCGGCCGACGGTGATCTTCGCCGGGCTTGGGTACCGCTTCTGA
- a CDS encoding DsbA family protein, protein MRLDYVYDPLCGWCYGAAPLVAAARKVLPVVLHGGGMMAGAQRQPVTPRLRDYVMPHDRRIAQLTGQPFGHAYTEGLLRDHGAVLDSAPPITAVLAAEQLAGRGADMLARVQVAHYQQGRRIAEAELLQTLAVELGLDGEAFATCFAALSGAPTQAHIEASRHLLAEVGGGGFPTLVLAQDGPDGPARRERVDVGAHLGQPEAFERWLRERVGP, encoded by the coding sequence ATGCGGCTGGACTACGTCTACGACCCGCTGTGCGGCTGGTGCTACGGAGCGGCGCCGCTGGTGGCCGCCGCCCGCAAGGTGCTGCCCGTGGTGCTGCACGGCGGCGGCATGATGGCCGGCGCGCAGCGGCAGCCGGTGACGCCGCGGCTGCGCGACTACGTGATGCCGCACGACCGCCGCATCGCCCAGCTCACGGGCCAGCCCTTCGGCCACGCCTACACCGAGGGCCTGCTGCGCGACCACGGTGCGGTGCTCGACTCAGCGCCGCCGATCACGGCCGTGCTGGCGGCCGAGCAACTGGCGGGCCGCGGCGCCGACATGCTGGCCCGGGTGCAGGTGGCGCACTACCAGCAGGGCCGGCGCATTGCCGAGGCCGAGCTGCTGCAGACGCTGGCGGTGGAACTGGGCCTGGACGGCGAGGCGTTCGCCACCTGCTTCGCAGCGCTGTCGGGCGCGCCCACCCAGGCGCACATCGAGGCCAGCCGCCACCTGCTGGCCGAGGTGGGCGGTGGCGGCTTTCCGACGCTGGTGCTGGCGCAGGACGGGCCCGATGGCCCGGCCCGCCGCGAGCGGGTGGACGTGGGCGCCCACCTGGGCCAGCCCGAGGCCTTCGAACGCTGGCTGAGGGAACGGGTCGGTCCTTGA
- a CDS encoding MBL fold metallo-hydrolase, translated as MRSFQHLLLPFGLLLGVVSQGAAAQTAEAAAPLTLQVYNADAGSFHVNAVLVAGKTDAVLLDTGFTAADAHRIAAMVLDSKKKLTTIYISHADPDFYFGAEVLKQAFPDAKLVATAPTLKKIQATLPTKLQVWGPRMGANAPKHVPLPEVLVGNTIALENQVLEVRGLDDSLPQRSYVWIPSIKAIAGGVNVFSGVHVWTADTQTAQERADWARKLAGMAALQPKVVIPGHAVAGQAQDASQIAWTQAYLARFETELGKAANSGELINAMKAAYPQAGLGIALDIGAKVNKGEMKW; from the coding sequence ATGCGCTCCTTCCAACACCTGCTCCTTCCCTTCGGCCTGCTGCTCGGCGTGGTGTCGCAAGGCGCCGCCGCACAAACCGCCGAAGCAGCCGCCCCGCTCACGCTGCAGGTCTACAACGCCGATGCGGGCAGCTTCCACGTCAACGCCGTGCTGGTGGCCGGCAAAACCGATGCCGTGCTGTTGGACACGGGCTTTACCGCGGCCGATGCCCATCGCATCGCAGCCATGGTGCTGGACAGCAAGAAGAAGCTGACCACGATCTACATCAGCCACGCCGACCCGGACTTCTACTTCGGCGCCGAAGTGCTGAAGCAGGCCTTCCCCGATGCGAAGCTGGTGGCCACCGCGCCCACGCTGAAGAAGATCCAGGCGACGCTGCCCACCAAACTGCAAGTCTGGGGCCCGCGGATGGGCGCCAACGCGCCCAAGCATGTGCCGCTGCCGGAAGTGCTGGTGGGCAACACCATCGCGCTGGAAAACCAGGTGCTGGAGGTGCGGGGCCTGGACGACAGCCTGCCGCAGCGCAGCTATGTGTGGATTCCGTCGATCAAGGCCATCGCCGGTGGCGTGAACGTGTTCAGCGGCGTGCATGTGTGGACGGCCGACACCCAGACCGCGCAGGAACGTGCGGACTGGGCCCGGAAGCTGGCCGGCATGGCCGCCCTGCAGCCCAAGGTGGTGATTCCGGGCCATGCCGTGGCCGGTCAAGCGCAGGACGCGAGCCAGATCGCATGGACGCAGGCCTACCTGGCGCGGTTCGAGACCGAACTGGGCAAGGCCGCCAACAGTGGCGAGCTGATCAACGCGATGAAGGCGGCCTACCCGCAGGCGGGGCTGGGCATTGCGCTGGACATCGGCGCCAAGGTCAACAAGGGTGAGATGAAGTGGTGA
- a CDS encoding LysR family transcriptional regulator: MDRFTAMQVFAEIADRGSLTETADALDMSRAMVSRYLVSLEEWLGVRLFHRTTRRVSLTDAGREALERCRQVLALTQDVKSLAGERSSTPTGRLRMTASPSFAQAHLAAAVADFLQLYPQTQVELVVMERAVNLVEDRIDLAVRISNRLDDGLVARRLGTCRSALCASPAYLARHGTPTTPEALRGHRCLTHAYFGRNEYTLQQGSRVVQVPVEGPLQSNEPMVLMQAALAGCGIALLPTYLCDAAIARGELVRLLPDAEPEPLGVHATYLSRQYQPQLLRKMLDFLSERFATELPLAAEPQ, from the coding sequence ATGGACAGATTCACGGCGATGCAGGTCTTCGCGGAGATCGCCGACCGCGGCAGCCTGACCGAGACGGCGGATGCGCTGGACATGTCGCGCGCGATGGTGTCCCGCTACCTGGTGAGCCTGGAGGAGTGGCTGGGCGTGAGGCTTTTCCACCGCACCACGCGCCGCGTCAGCCTCACCGACGCCGGCCGGGAGGCCCTGGAGCGCTGCCGTCAGGTGCTGGCATTGACCCAGGATGTGAAATCGCTGGCTGGCGAGCGCAGCAGCACGCCCACCGGACGTTTGCGGATGACGGCCAGCCCGTCCTTCGCTCAGGCCCATCTGGCGGCCGCCGTGGCCGATTTCCTGCAGCTGTACCCGCAGACGCAGGTGGAGCTGGTGGTGATGGAGCGGGCAGTGAACCTGGTGGAGGATCGCATCGATCTGGCGGTGCGCATCAGCAATCGGCTGGACGATGGCCTGGTGGCCCGCCGCCTGGGGACCTGCCGCTCGGCCTTGTGCGCGTCACCGGCTTATCTGGCGCGCCATGGCACCCCCACCACGCCGGAGGCGCTGCGGGGGCACCGGTGTTTGACCCACGCGTACTTCGGGCGCAACGAATACACGCTGCAGCAGGGCAGCCGTGTGGTGCAGGTGCCGGTGGAGGGGCCGTTGCAGTCGAACGAGCCGATGGTGTTGATGCAGGCGGCGCTGGCCGGATGCGGCATCGCGTTGCTGCCGACCTACCTGTGTGATGCAGCCATCGCCCGTGGCGAGCTGGTGCGGCTGCTGCCCGACGCCGAGCCGGAGCCGCTGGGGGTGCACGCCACCTACTTGTCGCGCCAGTACCAGCCTCAGCTGTTGCGCAAGATGCTGGACTTCTTGTCCGAGCGATTTGCCACCGAGTTGCCGCTGGCTGCGGAGCCCCAATGA
- a CDS encoding cold-shock protein, whose translation MANGTVKWFSDTKGFGFIEPEGGGADVFAHFSAIQMEGFRTLKPGARVTYDLVQGPKGDLAHNIQALDAPATPRSAAAHVAGARVSSFAASAE comes from the coding sequence ATGGCAAATGGAACCGTCAAGTGGTTTAGCGATACCAAAGGTTTCGGATTCATCGAGCCTGAGGGCGGTGGGGCCGATGTGTTTGCGCACTTCTCCGCAATCCAGATGGAAGGCTTCCGCACGCTGAAGCCCGGCGCTCGCGTCACCTACGATCTCGTGCAAGGCCCCAAGGGCGATCTGGCCCACAACATCCAGGCGCTCGACGCTCCGGCCACACCGCGCAGCGCAGCCGCGCATGTCGCGGGCGCACGCGTCAGCAGCTTCGCGGCGTCGGCGGAGTGA
- the clpS gene encoding ATP-dependent Clp protease adapter ClpS yields MPADPPSLPPTPPGAPRVDDGQGAVVAERQAQRTEPPRMYQVVLLNDDYTPMEFVVLVLQEYFLRDLDTATQIMLKIHHEGRGVCGVYTKDVAATKVELVLAAARRAGHPLQCILEAA; encoded by the coding sequence ATGCCCGCGGATCCCCCCTCGCTGCCCCCCACCCCTCCAGGCGCCCCGCGCGTCGATGACGGGCAAGGCGCCGTCGTGGCCGAACGGCAGGCGCAGCGGACTGAGCCGCCGCGCATGTACCAGGTGGTGCTGCTCAATGACGACTACACCCCCATGGAGTTCGTGGTGTTGGTGTTGCAGGAATACTTCCTGCGTGATCTCGACACCGCGACGCAGATCATGCTGAAGATCCATCACGAGGGTCGCGGCGTTTGCGGCGTCTACACGAAGGACGTCGCCGCGACCAAGGTTGAACTGGTGCTTGCTGCCGCCCGCCGGGCAGGGCACCCGCTGCAGTGCATTTTGGAGGCCGCATGA
- the clpA gene encoding ATP-dependent Clp protease ATP-binding subunit ClpA — protein sequence MIAQELEVSLHMAFVEARQQRHEFITVEHLLMALLDNPSAAEVLRACAANIDDLRKSLSSFIKENTPTVGGTDEVDTQPTLGFQRVIQRAIMHVQSTGSGKKEVTGANVLVAIFGEKDSHAVYYLHQQGVTRLDVVNFIAHGIKKSDPPEPSKSNENPGAEGEKEDAAEGKGSPLDQFTQNLNQMARDGKIDPLIGREHEVERVIQVLCRRRKNNPLLVGEAGVGKTAIAEGLAWRITEGDVPEVLAESTVYALDMGALLAGTKYRGDFEQRLKGVLKQLKDQPNAILFIDEIHTLIGAGAASGGTLDASNLLKPALSSGAMKCLGATTFSEYRGIFEKDAALSRRFQKVDVVEPSVEQTIEILKGLKSRFEEHHSVKYALGALQAAAELSAKFINDRHLPDKAIDVIDEAGAAQRILPKNKQKKTITRAEVEEIVSKIARIPPASVSNDDRSKLKTLDRDLKSVVFGQDPSIDALSAAIKMARSGLGKPDKPIGAFLFSGPTGVGKTEVAKQLAYILGIELIRFDMSEYMERHAVSRLIGAPPGYVGFDQGGLLTEAVTKKPHCVLLLDEIEKAHPDVFNVLLQVMDHGTLTDNNGRKADFRNVIIIMTTNAGAEAMSKSTIGFTNSRETGDEMGDIKRLFTPEFRNRLDAIVSFRALDQEIILRVVDKFLLQLESQLAEKKVEVTFTDGLRKHLGAKGFDPLMGARPMQRLIQDVIRRALADELLFGRLVDGGRLTVDIDADGNAVLDIQPPRKSDKPKAEPATA from the coding sequence ATGATCGCGCAAGAACTTGAAGTCAGTCTGCACATGGCGTTTGTGGAAGCACGCCAGCAGCGCCATGAATTCATCACCGTGGAGCACCTCCTGATGGCGCTGCTCGACAACCCCTCCGCTGCCGAAGTGCTGCGCGCCTGCGCCGCCAACATCGACGACCTGCGGAAGAGCCTGTCGAGCTTCATCAAGGAGAACACGCCCACGGTCGGTGGCACCGACGAGGTCGACACGCAGCCCACCCTGGGCTTCCAGCGTGTGATCCAGCGGGCCATCATGCACGTGCAAAGCACGGGCAGTGGCAAGAAGGAAGTCACCGGCGCCAACGTGCTGGTGGCCATCTTCGGTGAAAAGGACTCCCACGCCGTTTACTACTTGCACCAGCAAGGTGTGACGCGCCTGGATGTGGTGAATTTCATCGCCCACGGCATCAAGAAGTCCGACCCGCCGGAGCCGTCCAAGTCGAACGAGAACCCGGGTGCCGAAGGCGAGAAGGAAGACGCCGCCGAAGGCAAGGGCTCGCCGCTGGACCAGTTCACCCAGAACCTGAACCAGATGGCCCGCGACGGCAAGATCGATCCGCTGATCGGCCGTGAGCACGAGGTCGAGCGTGTGATCCAGGTCCTGTGCCGCCGCCGCAAGAACAACCCGCTGCTGGTGGGTGAGGCCGGCGTGGGCAAGACCGCCATCGCCGAAGGCCTGGCCTGGCGCATCACCGAAGGCGACGTGCCCGAAGTGCTGGCCGAGTCCACCGTCTACGCGCTGGACATGGGCGCGCTGCTGGCCGGCACCAAGTACCGCGGCGACTTCGAGCAGCGCCTGAAGGGCGTGCTCAAGCAGCTGAAGGACCAGCCGAATGCCATCCTGTTCATCGACGAGATCCACACGCTGATCGGTGCCGGCGCCGCTTCGGGCGGCACGCTGGACGCCAGCAACCTGCTCAAGCCCGCGCTCAGCTCGGGCGCGATGAAGTGCCTGGGCGCCACCACCTTCAGCGAATACCGCGGCATCTTCGAGAAGGACGCGGCGCTGTCGCGTCGTTTCCAGAAGGTGGACGTGGTGGAGCCGTCGGTCGAGCAGACGATCGAGATCCTCAAGGGCCTGAAGTCGCGCTTCGAAGAGCACCACAGCGTGAAGTACGCGCTGGGCGCCCTGCAGGCGGCGGCCGAGCTGTCGGCCAAGTTCATCAACGACCGTCATCTGCCCGACAAGGCGATCGACGTGATCGACGAGGCCGGTGCCGCACAGCGCATCCTGCCCAAGAACAAGCAGAAGAAGACGATCACCCGCGCCGAGGTGGAAGAGATCGTCTCCAAGATCGCGCGCATCCCGCCGGCCTCGGTGTCGAACGACGACCGCAGCAAGCTCAAGACGCTGGACCGTGACCTGAAGAGCGTGGTGTTCGGGCAGGACCCGTCCATCGACGCGCTGTCGGCCGCGATCAAGATGGCGCGCTCGGGCCTGGGCAAGCCGGACAAGCCGATCGGCGCCTTCCTGTTCAGCGGCCCCACCGGCGTCGGCAAGACCGAAGTGGCCAAGCAGCTGGCGTACATCCTCGGCATCGAGCTGATCCGCTTCGACATGTCGGAGTACATGGAGCGCCACGCCGTCAGCCGCCTGATCGGCGCGCCTCCGGGCTACGTCGGCTTCGACCAGGGCGGTCTGCTGACCGAGGCGGTGACCAAGAAGCCGCACTGCGTGCTGCTGCTCGACGAGATCGAGAAGGCGCACCCGGACGTCTTCAACGTGCTGCTGCAGGTGATGGACCACGGCACGCTGACCGACAACAACGGGCGCAAGGCCGACTTCCGCAACGTCATCATCATCATGACGACGAACGCGGGTGCCGAGGCGATGAGCAAGTCGACGATCGGCTTCACCAACTCGCGTGAAACCGGTGACGAGATGGGCGACATCAAGCGCCTGTTCACGCCCGAGTTCCGCAACCGGCTCGACGCCATCGTCAGCTTCCGGGCGCTGGACCAGGAGATCATCCTGCGGGTGGTCGACAAGTTCCTGCTGCAACTGGAAAGCCAGCTGGCCGAGAAGAAGGTGGAAGTCACCTTCACCGACGGGCTGCGCAAGCACCTGGGCGCCAAGGGCTTCGATCCGCTGATGGGCGCCCGCCCGATGCAGCGCCTGATCCAGGACGTGATCCGGCGCGCGCTGGCCGACGAACTCCTGTTCGGCAGGCTGGTCGACGGTGGCCGCCTGACGGTGGACATCGATGCCGACGGCAACGCGGTGCTGGACATCCAGCCGCCGCGCAAGAGCGACAAGCCCAAGGCCGAGCCCGCCACGGCCTGA